From a region of the Narcine bancroftii isolate sNarBan1 chromosome 5, sNarBan1.hap1, whole genome shotgun sequence genome:
- the LOC138765304 gene encoding fibronectin type III domain-containing protein 7-like, whose translation MLPAWQTSPGLVLLRKHVRSHKSNPLVERVYLLRTNPQYAYVAYPDGYEDTVSIRDLVPSGATETIFDHPAPLSPLTIHDALEPWQVTPAPTDAPCTPSNVHTQLDCDTNEANIIWDKDDGAINYIVSANGGDGTQTTCASVHTNCWLSDLKCGQMYTATIIASSYMCNSSRSTPVKIETAPCIPQSVNAQLDCGTKTASVSWYSSPGALSYIASATGTNGLSYSCNTQQTNCEIRELSCSQDYTVSVKALNENCESNQTMGLLVFTNTNSSTAECLPRNVTSTLNCENNVLEVSWSANAIAGLYVITAEGSDGHITSLSTTEISCQFQYLRCGQLYKIIIRAASNECKGSRGSHLWTETAPCVPSNVTASIDCKVNSAILSWSKSEGAASYIAKVINQSGKVYWCNTSTTYCETKILHCGHNYNVSVQAINVKCNSKQSDPFEIQSVPCTPQNVKVQLNCKENTALVLWDYSKGALWYTVFAEEADGNIMLCRTSETSCRTPSLLCGQLFSVYVVASDRTCNRSTSSVVKIQTAPCSPQNTSAHLDCDTHTTSVWWEQSDGAAFYTAIAEGMEGDRYSCNATEANCEIMGLPCGQMYNITVLAMDENYTSLPSPAFEIETVL comes from the exons ATGCTGCCAGCATGGCAGACTtccccagggctggtcctactccggAAACATGTAAGGAGTCACAAATCCAACCCATTGGTCGAAAGGGTCTATCTCCTCCGCACTAatccccaatatgcctatgtggcataccctgatgggtACGAAGACACAGTCTCTATTAGGGATCTGGTGCCCTCAGGGGCTACGGAAACCATTTTTGATCACCCTGCACCCCTTTCACCTCTCACCATCCATGATGCACTGGAACCATGGCAGGTTACCCCAGCCCCAACTGATG caCCCTGCACGCCATCAAATGTTCATACTCAGTTAGACTGTGATACAAATGAAGCAAATATTATATGGGATAAAGATGATGGTGCAATTAATTATATCGTCTCTGCCAATGGAGGTGATGGAACTCAAACAACATGTGCCTCAGTGCACACAAACTGCTGGCTATCAGACCTGAAGTGTGGCCAAATGTACACTGCAACTATTATTGCCTCAAGTTACATGTGCAACAGTTCTCGAAGCACTCCTGTTAAAATTGAGACAG CTCCATGCATTCCACAGAGTGTGAATGCTCAGCTGGATTGTGGCACAAAGACTGCTTCAGTATCATGGTATTCCAGTCCTGGAGCACTTTCATACATAGCTTCAGCCACAGGAACCAATGGGTTATCATACAGTTGTAACACACAACAAACTAACTGTGAAATCAGAGAGTTGTCATGTAGCCAAGACTATACCGTGTCTGTGAAAGCACTCAATGAAAATTGTGAAAGTAACCAAACCATGGGTCTTTTAGTGTTTACAAATACAAACTCAAGCACAG CAGAGTGCCTGCCAAGGAATGTCACTAGCACTTTGAACTGTGAGAACAACGTCCTTGAGGTGTCCTGGTCCGCCAATGCCATAGCGGGATTATACGTCATTACTGCAGAAGGAAGTGATGGGCATATTACTTCACTCAGCACTACAGAAATCAGCTGTCAATTCCAATACCTGCGATGTGGCCAATTGTATAAGATAATCATCCGTGCAGCAAGCAATGAGTGCAAAGGTTCCAGGGGCTCACACTTGTGGACTGAAACAG CACCCTGTGTCCCTTCCAATGTCACTGCAAGTATAGATTGCAAAGTAAATTCAGCCATTCTTTCCTGGAGTAAGAGTGAAGGTGCAGCGTCCTATATTGCAAAAGTGATaaatcagagtggaaaagttTACTGGTGCAACACATCAACTACATATTGTGAAACTAAAATACTGCATTGTGGTCACAATTACAATGTATCTGTCCAGGCCATAAATGTGAAATGTAACAGTAAACAAAGTGACCCTTTTGAAATCCAATCAG TCCCTTGTACCCCACAGAATGTCAAAGTGCAATTGAATTGCAAAGAGAATACAGCATTGGTGTTGTGGGACTACAGTAAAGGAGCTCTGTGGTACACTGTCTTTGCAGAAGAAGCTGATGGGAACATTATGTTGTGCAGAACATCAGAAACATCATGTAGAACACCCTCATTACTCTGTGGCCAGTTATTTTCTGTGTACGTTGTTGCATCTGACAGGACTTGCAACCGCTCTACGAGTTCAGTGGTTAAAATTCAGACAG CTCCCTGCAGCCCCCAGAATACCAGTGCTCATTTGGACTGTGACACACACACAACATCAGTGTGGTGGGAGCAGAGTGATGGTGCCGCGTTCTACACTGCCATAGCAGAAGGAATGGAAGGAGACAGGTACTCGTGCAATGCAACAGAAGCAAACTGTGAGATCATGGGGCTCCCGTGTGGCCAGATGTACAATATAACTGTGTTAGCAATGGACGAGAACTACACCAGTTTACCAAGTCCAGCTTTTGAAATTGAAACAG taCTGTGA